The Virgibacillus dokdonensis genome includes a window with the following:
- a CDS encoding multicopper oxidase family protein: MKLNPTELEKFVDALPKMPVLKPKGKKDYVNYYEVRMVEFTTSLHRDLPNTLVWGYEYSSPGPTIEVCSGESIKVKWMNALPQRHLLPIDHTVHGAGKDVPDVRTVVHVHGGVTEPESDGYPEAWFTKDFGEVGPFFTKQIYDYSNNMKSTALWYHDHTLGITRLNVYAGLAGFYIIRSQQEKELNLPAGEYEIPLLVEDKTVNANGSLYYPSQPQPPIPSLPVSIVPEFVGELNMVNGKIWPYLAVEPRKYRFRLLNASNSRFYQFYLDSGQFFYQIGTDGGFMNQTIAVRKILLAPAERVDVIIDFTNMYGKTVVVRNNAPIPYPNGEAPNPETVGIVMQFKVIEQATSIDTSCIPKFPGCVNKIEPELATKERMLTLDVTRDAYNRPVLLLDNKTWSEPITIFPRWGTTEEWYFINTTGDTHPIHIHLGFFQIISRQTFDVEHFNETGEIIYTGDPMPPEPIENGWKDTVRANPGQVTKIIKQFFTYTGKYVWHCHILEHEDYEMMRPFIIIK, from the coding sequence ATGAAATTAAATCCAACAGAATTAGAAAAATTTGTAGATGCTTTACCTAAGATGCCTGTTTTAAAACCAAAAGGGAAGAAAGACTATGTGAATTACTATGAAGTGCGAATGGTTGAATTTACAACATCTTTACATAGAGATTTACCAAATACATTAGTATGGGGATATGAGTATAGTTCCCCAGGACCAACAATTGAAGTGTGTTCTGGAGAGAGCATAAAGGTTAAATGGATGAATGCATTACCGCAACGACATCTTTTGCCCATCGACCATACAGTACATGGTGCGGGGAAAGATGTACCAGATGTTCGGACTGTTGTGCATGTCCATGGTGGAGTAACGGAGCCGGAAAGCGATGGCTATCCAGAAGCATGGTTTACAAAAGACTTTGGGGAGGTAGGCCCTTTTTTCACAAAACAAATTTATGATTACAGCAATAATATGAAAAGTACTGCGCTTTGGTATCATGACCATACATTAGGAATAACGAGATTGAATGTGTATGCTGGTTTAGCGGGCTTTTATATTATTCGTAGTCAACAAGAAAAAGAGTTGAATTTACCTGCTGGGGAATATGAAATTCCATTGTTGGTGGAAGATAAGACAGTAAATGCAAATGGCTCACTGTATTATCCATCACAGCCGCAACCCCCTATCCCATCTTTGCCTGTATCTATCGTTCCTGAGTTTGTGGGAGAACTCAATATGGTGAATGGGAAAATATGGCCTTATTTAGCTGTGGAACCGCGTAAATATCGTTTTCGTTTATTAAATGCTTCAAACTCTCGTTTTTACCAATTTTACTTAGATTCTGGTCAGTTCTTTTATCAAATTGGTACAGATGGTGGGTTCATGAATCAAACCATTGCTGTGAGAAAAATTCTGCTTGCACCTGCTGAACGTGTAGATGTTATTATTGATTTTACGAATATGTATGGAAAAACAGTGGTAGTCCGTAACAATGCGCCCATACCTTACCCTAATGGAGAAGCTCCTAATCCAGAGACGGTTGGCATTGTGATGCAATTTAAAGTAATAGAACAAGCAACTTCCATTGATACAAGTTGTATTCCAAAGTTTCCTGGTTGTGTTAATAAAATAGAGCCTGAATTAGCAACGAAAGAAAGGATGTTAACGTTAGATGTAACGCGAGATGCATATAATCGGCCAGTTTTGTTATTGGACAATAAAACATGGTCTGAACCCATTACGATCTTTCCAAGATGGGGAACAACGGAAGAATGGTATTTCATAAATACAACGGGGGACACCCACCCGATTCATATTCATTTGGGTTTTTTTCAAATTATAAGTAGGCAAACTTTTGATGTGGAACATTTTAATGAAACAGGAGAGATTATTTACACAGGTGATCCTATGCCTCCAGAACCAATTGAAAACGGCTGGAAAGATACTGTGCGTGCCAATCCAGGGCAAGTAACAAAAATAATAAAACAATTTTTTACGTATACTGGAAAGTATGTATGGCATTGTCATATATTAGAACATGAAGATTATGAAATGATGCGCCCATTTATTATTATAAAGTAG
- a CDS encoding (Fe-S)-binding protein gives MKVSLFITCVSDIIFSDVGKNTVGILERVGCEVDFPAAQTCCGQPAYNSGYVKEAKQAMKQMMQAFQDSEYVVGPSGSCVGMLKEYPAIFKDDPEWQEAAVDLANKSYEITQFLVEVLGVTDLGATFKGRVTYHPSCHMTRILGVKDAPQTLLRHVKGMEFIELPVKEDCCGFGGTFAVKNPEISQEMVKEKSQHVSETKAEYLVGADMGCLMNIGGRMRREGKNVKVVHITEILNSHEQGGGIA, from the coding sequence ATGAAGGTTTCATTATTTATTACATGTGTCAGTGACATCATTTTTTCCGATGTCGGCAAAAATACAGTGGGAATTCTTGAACGTGTCGGCTGTGAGGTGGATTTTCCCGCAGCGCAAACTTGCTGTGGCCAGCCAGCATATAATAGCGGGTATGTAAAAGAAGCGAAGCAAGCGATGAAACAAATGATGCAAGCTTTTCAAGATTCTGAGTATGTGGTAGGTCCATCAGGCTCATGTGTCGGTATGTTAAAAGAGTACCCTGCTATTTTCAAAGATGATCCAGAGTGGCAAGAAGCTGCTGTTGATTTGGCAAATAAAAGCTATGAAATCACACAGTTTTTAGTGGAGGTTTTAGGCGTAACAGATCTTGGAGCGACATTTAAAGGTCGGGTTACTTATCATCCATCGTGTCATATGACACGTATTCTTGGTGTGAAGGATGCACCGCAAACTCTTTTACGGCATGTGAAGGGAATGGAGTTTATCGAATTACCTGTAAAGGAAGATTGCTGCGGGTTTGGGGGAACGTTTGCGGTGAAAAATCCAGAAATCTCACAGGAAATGGTAAAAGAAAAATCACAGCATGTTTCTGAGACGAAAGCAGAATATCTAGTTGGCGCTGATATGGGCTGTTTAATGAACATTGGTGGTAGGATGAGACGAGAAGGAAAGAACGTAAAAGTTGTTCACATTACGGAAATTTTGAATTCTCACGAACAAGGCGGGGGGATTGCATGA
- a CDS encoding LutC/YkgG family protein has product MTIHNQDAFLSNVAAHLGRPRRISGVEGPTWSVRPQDRVLAGYSKEELIAVLKKQCKAIHTDVVEVNTAQLPKALLEAIERYEGKTIIAAHDERNTTYGLEPLYEQLGEEIEVHIWDAQLGEENQQIAERADIGISFSDITLAESATVTLFNHKDNGRSISLLPKSFIAIIPKSTIVPRMTQAAQQLHTSVEKGEVTPSCVSFVSGPSNSADIEMNLIVGVHGPVQATYIVVDD; this is encoded by the coding sequence ATGACCATTCATAATCAAGATGCATTTTTAAGTAATGTAGCTGCCCATTTAGGTCGGCCACGTCGCATATCAGGAGTAGAGGGCCCAACATGGAGTGTCCGTCCGCAAGATCGTGTGTTGGCAGGCTACTCCAAAGAAGAACTTATAGCGGTATTAAAAAAGCAATGTAAAGCAATCCATACAGATGTTGTAGAAGTAAATACAGCGCAGTTGCCGAAAGCTTTATTAGAGGCGATCGAGCGGTATGAAGGCAAAACGATTATTGCAGCTCATGATGAGCGAAATACTACTTATGGGTTAGAACCATTGTATGAACAGCTCGGTGAAGAAATAGAAGTGCATATTTGGGATGCGCAGCTCGGTGAAGAAAATCAGCAGATTGCGGAACGAGCTGATATTGGTATCTCATTTAGTGATATCACTTTAGCTGAATCAGCGACAGTGACCTTATTTAATCATAAAGATAATGGGCGCTCAATTAGTTTATTACCAAAAAGCTTTATTGCAATTATCCCAAAAAGTACCATTGTACCTAGAATGACCCAAGCTGCTCAGCAACTACACACATCTGTGGAAAAAGGGGAGGTTACGCCATCTTGTGTTAGCTTCGTATCTGGGCCAAGTAATAGTGCAGATATTGAAATGAATTTAATTGTTGGTGTACACGGTCCCGTACAAGCTACTTATATTGTCGTTGATGATTAA
- a CDS encoding homoserine dehydrogenase: protein MANKVSIGLLGLGVVGSGIMKLIENQQEELVHQLGCSVEVKSVLVRDLDKARNVNVQQTFLTTDPADVLEDPEIDVIVEVMGGIEEAYPYTLKAFKAKKHVVTANKDLIALHGTELEETAREHKCDYYYEASVAGGIPILRGITDGLAADKIEKVMGIVNGTTNYILTKMTNEGMTYEAALKEAQDLGFAESDPTADVEGLDAARKMAILGRLAFSTDVALSEVEVNGIKNLELADLEYGRKFGYTMKLIGSAECEDGQMEVSVQPTLLSNDHPLAAVKNEYNAVYVYGKAVGETMFYGPGAGSLPTATAIVSDLITVIKNMRLGVNGNSSLKPRISATLRSSEQRSGQFYLRIHVKDQIGAFSEISTLFNDLHVSFKRILQTPMKQQDLAEIILITHQTSLATFENALEQLYELDVVQQIKSYYKVEGDAPDEVAGTTKALS from the coding sequence GTGGCAAACAAGGTTTCTATCGGTCTATTAGGGTTAGGTGTCGTTGGTTCAGGAATTATGAAGCTTATTGAAAATCAGCAAGAAGAGCTCGTTCACCAATTAGGCTGTTCTGTTGAAGTTAAGAGTGTATTAGTGCGCGATCTCGATAAAGCTCGTAACGTTAATGTGCAACAAACGTTTCTCACTACCGACCCAGCAGACGTTCTCGAAGATCCAGAAATAGACGTGATCGTCGAAGTTATGGGGGGTATTGAAGAAGCATATCCATATACACTGAAAGCATTTAAAGCTAAAAAACATGTCGTTACTGCCAATAAAGATTTAATTGCTTTACATGGAACAGAATTGGAAGAAACGGCTCGCGAACATAAATGCGATTATTATTACGAAGCTAGCGTAGCAGGTGGTATACCTATTTTACGAGGGATAACGGACGGTTTAGCTGCAGATAAAATTGAAAAAGTGATGGGGATTGTGAATGGAACTACAAATTACATTTTAACAAAAATGACAAACGAAGGAATGACGTACGAAGCAGCCTTAAAAGAAGCGCAAGATTTAGGCTTTGCAGAATCTGACCCAACAGCAGATGTTGAGGGATTAGATGCGGCTAGAAAAATGGCGATTTTGGGGAGACTCGCTTTTTCTACAGATGTTGCTTTATCCGAAGTAGAAGTAAACGGTATTAAAAATTTAGAATTAGCAGATTTAGAATATGGAAGAAAATTCGGCTATACCATGAAATTAATTGGTTCTGCCGAATGTGAAGACGGACAAATGGAAGTGAGTGTGCAACCTACCTTACTATCCAATGATCATCCCTTAGCAGCTGTAAAAAATGAATACAACGCTGTTTATGTATATGGTAAAGCGGTTGGTGAAACAATGTTTTACGGCCCTGGTGCGGGAAGCTTGCCGACAGCGACCGCTATCGTCTCGGATCTTATTACCGTAATAAAGAATATGCGATTAGGCGTAAATGGTAATTCTTCTTTAAAACCAAGAATTTCTGCGACATTGCGCAGCAGTGAACAACGTTCTGGGCAATTTTATTTACGTATTCATGTCAAAGATCAAATTGGAGCATTCTCAGAAATCTCCACATTATTTAATGACTTACATGTAAGCTTCAAACGTATACTACAAACACCAATGAAGCAACAAGATTTAGCAGAAATCATTTTGATTACACATCAAACATCTTTAGCAACTTTTGAAAATGCATTAGAACAACTTTATGAGCTAGATGTCGTCCAGCAAATTAAAAGCTACTATAAAGTGGAAGGAGATGCACCAGATGAAGTGGCCGGGACTACTAAAGCATTATCATGA
- a CDS encoding BCCT family transporter, producing the protein MISGGILILFILLSVWSSDAVGNAVDTLFAYASDIFGAYWQILLLGNFFIGLFLAFSKYGRVKLGNQDQPKYSYFKWVSMILVTLLASGGVFWAASEPMYHYMTNPPLFGGGDFQNINAAFAQSFMHWGFLAWAILGTLAVIVMMYVHYSKGFPLKPRGLLYPLFGEKVYHKSAIGTAADVFAIFATVAGTLGPLGFLGLQIAYGMSHLLGTPNTLAVSIIVIIGLVLVAAISAATGVDRGIVTLSRYNVGFTIFLAVLVLIVGPTAFIIDAFVGGTGVHLQNFFTMTLFRGDEGWLSSWTIFFWGWFLGYAPMLIVFISRISRGRTIRELIIAVSIVAPIVNNFWFSIVGGTGVFFENKHPGSISESLNEGGMPAAVMAITDQLPLGTLFGIGFLIVSIIFVATTADTMSYTVAATITGNDHPKRWLRVFWALIFGGTAAAILTIGEDSVASIQNSIVITAVPVSILLLPALWNAPKIARTMALEQGLIWQRELLKKVDK; encoded by the coding sequence ATGATTAGTGGAGGAATACTGATACTGTTTATTCTGTTGTCAGTTTGGAGTAGCGATGCAGTCGGGAATGCAGTGGATACGTTGTTTGCATATGCTTCAGATATTTTTGGTGCTTATTGGCAAATATTATTGTTAGGAAACTTTTTTATCGGTTTATTTCTAGCTTTTTCAAAATATGGAAGAGTTAAGCTAGGAAATCAAGACCAACCAAAATATAGTTATTTCAAATGGGTTTCCATGATATTAGTAACACTCCTAGCAAGTGGTGGCGTGTTTTGGGCTGCTTCTGAACCAATGTACCATTATATGACAAACCCACCATTATTTGGAGGTGGTGATTTTCAGAATATCAACGCTGCCTTTGCACAATCGTTTATGCATTGGGGATTTTTAGCGTGGGCCATTCTAGGAACACTTGCTGTTATAGTGATGATGTATGTGCACTATAGCAAAGGTTTTCCGCTTAAACCAAGAGGGCTATTATACCCTTTATTTGGTGAAAAAGTATATCATAAAAGTGCAATCGGTACTGCCGCGGACGTATTTGCTATCTTTGCAACAGTAGCAGGAACTCTTGGACCTTTAGGGTTTTTAGGTTTGCAAATTGCCTATGGAATGAGTCATTTGTTAGGCACACCTAATACGTTAGCAGTGAGTATAATTGTAATTATTGGTTTGGTGCTTGTTGCAGCTATTTCAGCTGCTACTGGTGTAGATCGAGGAATCGTAACATTAAGCCGCTATAATGTAGGCTTTACCATATTTTTAGCTGTACTTGTACTTATTGTCGGCCCGACTGCATTTATCATTGATGCTTTTGTAGGCGGTACGGGGGTACATTTGCAGAATTTTTTTACGATGACATTATTCCGTGGTGATGAAGGCTGGCTATCGTCTTGGACAATCTTTTTCTGGGGTTGGTTCCTTGGCTATGCCCCGATGTTGATTGTATTTATTAGTAGAATATCGAGAGGAAGGACGATTAGGGAATTAATTATTGCTGTTTCTATCGTAGCCCCGATCGTTAATAATTTCTGGTTTTCCATTGTTGGTGGGACGGGTGTGTTTTTTGAGAATAAACATCCCGGATCCATTTCTGAGTCGTTAAATGAAGGCGGTATGCCTGCAGCAGTAATGGCAATTACGGATCAATTACCATTAGGTACATTATTCGGTATTGGTTTTCTCATTGTTTCCATCATCTTTGTTGCTACGACAGCGGATACGATGTCGTATACGGTAGCAGCGACTATTACTGGAAACGACCATCCGAAACGTTGGTTACGTGTATTTTGGGCTTTAATATTCGGTGGAACAGCGGCAGCAATTTTAACTATTGGTGAAGATAGTGTTGCTTCCATTCAAAATTCCATCGTAATAACAGCTGTACCTGTATCGATTTTACTGCTCCCAGCTCTTTGGAATGCTCCTAAAATTGCCCGGACAATGGCGTTGGAACAAGGTTTAATTTGGCAAAGGGAATTACTGAAAAAAGTAGATAAATAA
- a CDS encoding squalene/phytoene synthase family protein: MVKDVKLQKDAMRVLKETSRTFYIPIKLLKSVLKDTVGSAYLCMRAIDEIEDHEQLSADTKQHLLRATSKLLQTSVFDKEAYLQLMKPYQAILPEVTMRLADWLHVCPEDIVAKIKQSTSIMADGMAKWTEKNWNLRTKEDLDEYTYYVAGLVGVMLSDIWNWYDGTKTDYDLAIGYGRGLQAVNMLRNQQEDAERGVHFMPDDWTRADLFMYAKENLQQADRYLKDIQTRNILLFCKIPLALAKKTLSALENGEEKMSRAEVEATVDDILKK, from the coding sequence TTGGTTAAAGATGTGAAGTTACAAAAGGATGCAATGCGTGTTTTAAAAGAAACGAGCAGAACCTTTTATATTCCGATTAAGTTGTTAAAGTCAGTATTAAAAGATACGGTCGGCTCTGCGTACTTATGCATGCGTGCCATTGATGAAATAGAAGATCATGAACAGCTTTCTGCCGATACAAAGCAGCATTTACTGCGGGCTACTTCTAAGCTATTGCAAACGTCTGTATTTGATAAAGAAGCTTATCTACAATTAATGAAGCCATATCAAGCAATACTTCCAGAAGTTACTATGCGGCTTGCTGATTGGTTGCACGTATGTCCAGAAGATATCGTAGCGAAAATTAAACAGTCTACAAGTATTATGGCTGATGGTATGGCAAAATGGACCGAAAAGAATTGGAATTTACGTACAAAAGAAGATTTAGATGAATATACATATTATGTTGCTGGCCTTGTCGGGGTGATGCTTTCAGATATTTGGAATTGGTATGATGGGACGAAGACAGACTATGATTTAGCCATTGGATATGGCAGAGGTCTCCAAGCAGTAAATATGTTAAGAAATCAACAAGAAGATGCAGAACGAGGCGTTCATTTTATGCCTGATGATTGGACAAGAGCGGATTTATTTATGTATGCAAAAGAAAACTTACAACAAGCGGATCGCTACTTAAAAGATATTCAAACAAGAAACATTTTATTGTTTTGTAAAATTCCGCTAGCGTTAGCGAAAAAGACATTATCGGCTTTAGAAAACGGTGAAGAAAAAATGTCGCGAGCCGAAGTTGAAGCTACAGTCGATGATATTTTAAAAAAATAG
- a CDS encoding FadR/GntR family transcriptional regulator, whose amino-acid sequence MKYKRIQPKKIYEQVADSIIDMIKSGSLQPGDKLDSVEKLAANFEVGRSAIREALSGLRSMGLIEMRQGEGTYVKTFDAKRFTLPVSTAFLMKRQDVQELYKVRKILEAGAARLAAENYEEADLLEMERALVVMEHAKGKEALAEQADTEFHLAIAKATHINLLNHLMGSVAELMSETIRETRQILLYTEDRADILFQEHQRIFAAIKDRRADQAEEAMYDHLEKVEAIVFKHL is encoded by the coding sequence ATGAAATACAAGCGTATCCAACCGAAAAAAATTTATGAACAAGTAGCTGATTCAATTATAGATATGATTAAATCTGGATCGTTACAACCTGGCGACAAATTGGATTCTGTGGAGAAATTAGCAGCGAATTTTGAAGTAGGCCGATCGGCTATTCGTGAAGCACTTAGTGGTCTCCGTTCAATGGGGTTAATAGAAATGCGTCAAGGGGAAGGTACATACGTGAAGACATTTGACGCAAAAAGATTCACGCTTCCGGTTAGTACCGCGTTCTTAATGAAACGTCAAGATGTACAAGAACTTTACAAAGTCCGTAAAATATTGGAAGCAGGCGCGGCTAGATTAGCTGCGGAAAATTATGAGGAAGCGGATTTATTAGAAATGGAGCGAGCATTAGTCGTTATGGAGCATGCCAAAGGAAAAGAAGCTTTAGCTGAGCAGGCGGATACCGAATTTCATCTCGCCATTGCCAAAGCGACGCATATTAATCTATTAAATCATTTAATGGGTAGTGTTGCCGAACTCATGTCAGAAACAATACGAGAAACGAGACAAATATTATTATATACCGAAGATCGAGCAGATATTTTGTTTCAAGAGCATCAACGAATTTTTGCAGCAATAAAAGATAGACGGGCAGATCAAGCGGAAGAAGCAATGTACGATCATTTAGAAAAGGTAGAAGCAATCGTGTTTAAACACCTGTAA
- a CDS encoding LutB/LldF family L-lactate oxidation iron-sulfur protein: MSIKLGDRSYQERIETGIENDFMREAVSSAQGRFRNGRITQAAELGDWEDWRQLGSEIRTHTLENLDYYLQQLSEQVAKRGGSVYFASTAEEANAYIEKVITEKNAKKIVKSKSMVTEEIGLNQQLEKMGAEVVESDLGEWILQLDEDPPSHIVTPALHKNKAQIRKTFAEKRGYKGSDSPEELAAFAREQLRKDFLSADVGITGCNFAVAESGAITLVTNEGNARMVTALPDTQITVMGMERIVPTWEDMEVLVSLLTRAAVGQKLTSYVTSYTGARLEGEIDGPEDYHLVIVDNGRSKILGTEFQSALHCIRCAACINVCPVYRHVGGHAYNSIYPGPIGAVLTPLLDGYEDHKELPYASSLCAACTEACPVKIPLHEQLIRHRQIIVEKEKKSPVTEKIMMKGFAQWASTPAAYKLSTKLARTALKPWTKEDTIKNGPGPLKGWTNVRDFPAPAKQSFRAWWKERKKGEINHDHS, translated from the coding sequence ATGAGTATTAAACTCGGAGATAGGTCATATCAAGAGCGTATTGAAACAGGCATAGAGAATGATTTCATGAGAGAGGCTGTATCTTCTGCGCAAGGTCGATTTAGAAACGGACGTATCACGCAAGCGGCAGAACTTGGTGATTGGGAAGATTGGCGACAGCTAGGATCGGAAATTCGTACACATACATTAGAAAATCTCGATTACTATTTACAGCAGTTAAGTGAGCAAGTAGCTAAACGTGGTGGAAGTGTCTACTTTGCTTCTACAGCAGAGGAAGCAAATGCCTATATTGAAAAAGTGATTACCGAAAAAAACGCTAAAAAGATTGTTAAATCCAAATCGATGGTAACAGAAGAAATCGGTTTAAATCAGCAACTAGAAAAAATGGGAGCGGAAGTTGTGGAATCGGATTTAGGGGAATGGATTTTACAACTTGATGAAGATCCACCTTCCCATATTGTTACACCAGCTTTGCATAAGAATAAAGCGCAAATCCGGAAGACGTTTGCGGAAAAAAGAGGGTATAAGGGATCTGATTCTCCTGAAGAACTAGCAGCTTTTGCCCGGGAACAACTACGAAAAGATTTCCTTTCCGCAGATGTTGGTATTACAGGGTGTAATTTTGCCGTAGCCGAATCTGGTGCGATTACGCTAGTTACGAATGAAGGAAATGCACGTATGGTTACTGCTTTGCCTGATACGCAAATAACCGTCATGGGAATGGAACGCATTGTCCCTACATGGGAAGACATGGAAGTGTTAGTAAGTTTATTGACGAGAGCAGCTGTTGGACAGAAATTAACCAGCTATGTGACATCTTATACTGGCGCTAGGCTAGAAGGGGAAATTGACGGACCGGAAGATTATCATTTGGTCATTGTTGATAATGGGCGTTCTAAAATACTAGGCACAGAATTTCAATCTGCTTTACATTGTATTCGCTGCGCCGCATGTATCAATGTATGTCCTGTCTATAGACATGTTGGTGGGCATGCTTATAACTCTATCTATCCAGGGCCGATTGGTGCTGTGTTAACCCCATTATTGGATGGATATGAGGATCATAAAGAATTACCCTATGCCTCATCTCTTTGTGCTGCCTGTACAGAGGCTTGCCCGGTGAAAATTCCATTACATGAACAGTTGATTCGCCATCGACAAATTATTGTAGAAAAGGAGAAAAAATCACCCGTAACGGAAAAAATAATGATGAAAGGATTTGCTCAATGGGCTTCGACTCCTGCAGCGTATAAATTAAGTACGAAATTGGCAAGAACAGCTTTAAAGCCGTGGACAAAAGAAGACACAATTAAAAATGGCCCAGGTCCTCTAAAAGGGTGGACGAATGTGAGAGATTTTCCGGCACCAGCGAAACAATCCTTCCGTGCTTGGTGGAAAGAACGGAAGAAGGGGGAAATAAATCATGACCATTCATAA
- a CDS encoding L-lactate permease, producing the protein MYLLVALSAIIAPFVFLVVFRLPAIKGMTWSAFIVIALAMTIWGVEGKLIASSVLQGIHKTLTILWILFGALVLLNTLRKTGAVNRINQGFQNISTDMRVQVIIVAFLFGSLIEAAAGFGTPAMVTGPLMIALGFRPLAAATLALIADSTAVAFGAVGTPVAVGLSTLPEASPTFYQEIGIAITTLDLFAGTFIPFTLIVIMTVFFGKGKGLRDALPMLPWTLLIGTVYTLSALLYAVVFGQEFIAILASLTALIVATFTAKKGWLLPRKSWQDALQEDFQLETQPSSMGLMAAWSPYVIVVVLLLTTRIITPLAQFTKSAIDFSWTNIFGVEGITSNWEFLYSPGTVLAIAALVSVFLHRKRFSVFVAAANQSFSTMKTTAISLIATLAMVHVFTNSGMNAHELVSMPQYIAASLANSLGSIWFLVAPFVGELGSFITGSATVSTLTFAPIQHSVANQIGMDVNAVLAAQVVGAGAGNMICVHNVVAASAVVGLSGKEGDIIRKTLLPAILYGLVIGLASYVLFYV; encoded by the coding sequence ATGTATCTATTGGTGGCACTTAGTGCAATCATTGCACCGTTTGTTTTTTTAGTAGTTTTTCGTTTGCCTGCAATAAAGGGAATGACATGGAGTGCTTTCATTGTGATTGCGCTTGCTATGACAATCTGGGGAGTAGAAGGAAAATTAATTGCTTCCTCCGTTTTACAGGGAATACACAAAACGCTAACGATACTTTGGATTTTATTTGGGGCACTTGTACTTTTAAATACACTTCGGAAAACAGGAGCAGTAAATAGAATAAATCAAGGTTTTCAAAACATTTCAACAGATATGCGTGTACAAGTAATTATTGTTGCATTTTTATTTGGATCGTTAATAGAGGCAGCTGCTGGTTTTGGGACACCAGCAATGGTAACTGGTCCATTAATGATTGCACTTGGTTTTCGTCCATTAGCGGCTGCAACACTTGCTTTAATTGCAGATAGTACAGCAGTTGCTTTTGGTGCAGTCGGAACTCCAGTTGCTGTTGGTTTAAGTACACTTCCAGAAGCCAGTCCTACGTTTTATCAAGAAATAGGTATCGCTATTACGACACTGGATTTATTTGCAGGAACATTTATTCCATTTACGTTAATTGTAATTATGACAGTGTTTTTTGGAAAAGGGAAAGGGCTGAGAGATGCATTACCAATGTTACCGTGGACGTTATTAATTGGTACCGTTTACACACTATCTGCTTTGCTATATGCCGTTGTATTTGGGCAAGAATTTATTGCAATTTTAGCTTCCTTAACGGCTTTAATTGTTGCTACTTTCACTGCAAAAAAGGGGTGGTTACTACCAAGAAAATCTTGGCAAGACGCATTACAGGAAGATTTTCAGTTAGAAACGCAGCCATCAAGTATGGGATTGATGGCTGCGTGGTCACCGTATGTCATTGTCGTTGTTCTATTGTTAACGACGCGAATTATTACACCACTTGCTCAGTTTACAAAAAGCGCCATCGATTTTTCTTGGACGAATATTTTTGGGGTGGAAGGCATCACTTCCAATTGGGAGTTTTTGTATTCTCCTGGAACTGTTCTAGCGATAGCAGCATTGGTATCAGTTTTTCTACATAGAAAACGTTTTTCCGTTTTTGTTGCTGCAGCAAATCAGTCTTTTTCTACCATGAAAACGACAGCGATATCTTTAATAGCTACATTAGCTATGGTGCATGTGTTTACCAATTCAGGTATGAACGCTCATGAATTAGTAAGTATGCCGCAGTATATAGCGGCGTCTTTAGCGAATTCTTTAGGATCTATTTGGTTTTTAGTAGCTCCCTTTGTTGGTGAACTGGGATCGTTTATTACGGGGAGTGCTACCGTGTCAACGTTAACTTTTGCGCCAATTCAACATAGTGTTGCAAATCAGATAGGTATGGACGTAAATGCTGTGTTAGCAGCACAAGTCGTGGGCGCAGGAGCTGGTAATATGATTTGCGTGCATAATGTCGTAGCAGCCAGTGCAGTCGTAGGCTTATCAGGGAAAGAAGGCGATATTATAAGGAAAACATTGCTACCAGCCATTTTATATGGCTTGGTTATTGGACTAGCTAGTTATGTTCTCTTCTATGTATGA